The Acidaminococcus fermentans DSM 20731 sequence TCGTCTATATCGGGCTGAACACGGTGAACGGCAAACTGGATGAGCTGGTCAAGGAATGTGCCGCCAAAATGAAAGAAGCGGACGGCCTGGTGGTCGGTTCCCCTGTGTACTATGCGTCTCCCACCGGGGAAATCCAGGTGTTCCTGGACCGGTTTGCCGGTGTGGCCGGCGGGGATATGCGGCTGAAACCGGCTGCGGCCATTGCCTCTGCCCGGAGAGCCGGAACCAGCACCACCCTGGATGTGCTGAACAAGTATCTGATGTACAATGAAATGCCGGTGGTATCTTCCAACTACTGGAACATGGTCCATGGCAGCAAGCCGGAAGATGTGCTCCAGGACAAGGAAGGGGTCCAGATCATGGAAACCCTGGGGAAGAATATGGCATGGATGCTGAAATGCCTGGAAGCCGGTAAAAAAGCCGGGGTGGAAGCTCCGGAAAAACCGGTGAAAGTCATGACCAATTTTATCCGGTAAGGAAAAAATAAAAAAAGTTTTAAAAAGTGCTTGACGATTCCTGATTCCTGCCGTATAATATGTCTTGTGTTCGGGGCGTAGCGCAGTTTGGTAGCGCGCTTCCTTGGGGTGGAAGAGGTCGTGAGTTCGAATCTCGCCGCTCCGACCATTTAATTGAACGGAACGCCACAAAGGTCAGCTTTGTGGCGTTTTTTCATATGCAAAATACAGGGGATGGGACGTGACCGCACCGGTTGACCATGGTATAATGTACACTGGAAGAATATGGACCATCTGTTATTTGGGGAATGGAGGAATACCTTGCATGTCTGAACTGCAGGAGAAAATCGCGAAAAGAAGAACCTTTGCCATTATTTCTCATCCGGATGCCGGGAAAACCACACTGACTGAGAAATTGCTGCTGTACGGAGGGGCCATCCATCTGGCAGGCTCCGTAAAATCCCGGAAAGCCAACAAACATGCAGTATCCGACTGGATGGAAATCGAAAAACAGAGAGGGATTTCCGTTACTTCTTCGGTGCTCCAGTTCGATTATGACGGGTACCGGGTGAATATCCTGGATACTCCCGGGCACCAGGACTTCTCGGAAGACACCTACCGGACCCTGATCGCAGCCGACAGCGCCGTAATGCTGATCGACGCCGCCAAAGGGGTGGAACCCCAGACCAAGAAGCTGTTCTGGGTCTGCCACCGGCGGAAGCTGCCCATCTTCACCTTTGTGAACAAACTGGACCGGTATGGCCGGGCTCCCATGGACCTGATGGACGAAATCGAAAAGGTGTTGCACATCAACGCCTATCCCATCAACTGGCCCATTGGCACCGACGGCCACTACATCGGG is a genomic window containing:
- a CDS encoding flavodoxin family protein, which produces MKVLLLNGSRREKGCTYTALSLVAKELEKAGIDTEIVYIGLNTVNGKLDELVKECAAKMKEADGLVVGSPVYYASPTGEIQVFLDRFAGVAGGDMRLKPAAAIASARRAGTSTTLDVLNKYLMYNEMPVVSSNYWNMVHGSKPEDVLQDKEGVQIMETLGKNMAWMLKCLEAGKKAGVEAPEKPVKVMTNFIR